From a region of the Campylobacter showae genome:
- the fdh3B gene encoding formate dehydrogenase FDH3 subunit beta has translation MARMKFFVDTNRCISCFGCQVACSSAHELPVGLYRRKVITLNDGIEGKEVSTTIACQHCTDAPCEQVCPVDCFYIRADGIVLHDKNKCIGCGYCLYACPFGAPQFPRDGAFGIKGAMDKCTMCAGGPEETNSHEELHMYGQNRISEGKVPMCAAVCATNALLVGDAADVSNVYRKRVMLRQAGTTI, from the coding sequence ATGGCAAGAATGAAATTTTTCGTAGATACAAACAGATGTATCAGCTGCTTTGGATGCCAGGTCGCTTGCTCTTCGGCTCACGAGCTCCCGGTGGGGCTCTACCGCCGCAAGGTCATCACGCTAAACGACGGTATAGAGGGCAAGGAAGTATCGACTACGATAGCCTGCCAACACTGCACCGACGCTCCTTGCGAGCAGGTGTGCCCGGTGGATTGTTTTTACATCAGAGCCGACGGTATCGTGCTCCACGATAAAAACAAATGCATCGGCTGCGGATACTGCCTATATGCGTGTCCGTTCGGCGCGCCGCAGTTTCCTAGAGACGGAGCATTCGGCATCAAGGGCGCTATGGATAAGTGCACGATGTGTGCAGGAGGCCCTGAGGAGACGAACTCTCACGAGGAGCTTCATATGTACGGTCAAAACCGCATCTCAGAGGGCAAAGTCCCTATGTGCGCCGCCGTTTGCGCTACGAACGCGCTACTAGTAGGCGATGCCGCAGACGTGTCAAACGTATATCGCAAACGCGTTATGCTAAGACAAGCGGGCACTACTATCTAA
- a CDS encoding FTR1 family iron permease, producing the protein MSKFLKFILALFIPFMLNAADTDYGPEIQSIKDSFVSIMQQYKEGKIDEAKTTTQNAYFGHFENIEAAIRVNLGQKKAYSMESKFGKIRKAIIAKKSVEEIQAIMDELNKEMDEVLPVINTGHKLVGEYSDPKNADAAQTAKATEASQTTAQPASSTAIEPHWQVVYNDIKTALSAAAAAYEKGDKDAAKQQINNKAKFELYRNTKLEEAIRRFIDGGQGIDGDIQKRMGSAIIAINNDVAADVLKSNLEELDALIYENVAKLPMDSGSLATNVVLPDSAEDDAATDFAPVVANIKVKIADAIKLYAAKDVDKAMSDAQDIYFDEFEGSGMENKVGAIDVGLKTKIEGNFGEVVALMKAGVSVERLQQAADNLGANLDAALEKTSGSSSPWALFVYALTVILREGFEALIIVAAVVAYLLKTGNEKRMSIVYSSLGVAVVLSFVMAWIMNLIFAGAAGQKREVMEGAVMLIAVGLLFYVGFWLLSNAGAKKWSKYIQSHVSESISAGSAKALWWTVFLAVFREGAETVLFYQALIFDAKDSAGYSMIALGFVVGLVVLLVTYYVFKIFAIKIPIKPFFLVTSTIIFYMSIVFVGKGLMEFVEGKIFVPTKIEGFPTIEWLGIYPYYESLIPQAIMVAALIIGVIIMKNKQAKEA; encoded by the coding sequence ATGAGCAAATTTTTAAAATTTATACTCGCGCTTTTTATCCCTTTTATGCTAAATGCAGCCGATACCGACTACGGCCCTGAGATACAGAGCATAAAAGATTCGTTCGTAAGCATTATGCAGCAGTATAAAGAGGGCAAGATCGACGAGGCAAAAACCACTACGCAAAATGCGTATTTTGGGCATTTCGAAAATATCGAAGCGGCAATCAGGGTAAATTTGGGGCAGAAAAAAGCCTACTCGATGGAGTCTAAATTCGGCAAAATCCGCAAAGCCATCATCGCTAAAAAATCCGTAGAAGAGATACAAGCGATAATGGACGAGCTAAACAAAGAGATGGATGAGGTTTTGCCCGTCATAAACACCGGTCACAAGCTAGTGGGCGAGTACTCCGATCCTAAAAACGCAGACGCCGCGCAGACCGCTAAGGCTACTGAGGCTAGCCAAACTACTGCGCAGCCTGCAAGCAGCACCGCTATCGAGCCGCACTGGCAGGTGGTTTATAACGATATAAAAACAGCTCTTAGCGCTGCGGCCGCGGCCTACGAAAAGGGCGATAAAGACGCAGCAAAACAGCAGATAAACAACAAAGCCAAATTTGAGCTATATCGCAACACGAAGTTAGAAGAGGCTATCCGTAGATTTATAGACGGCGGTCAGGGTATCGACGGCGACATCCAAAAACGCATGGGTTCGGCGATAATAGCGATAAACAACGATGTAGCCGCCGACGTACTAAAGTCAAATTTGGAAGAACTTGATGCGCTGATATACGAAAACGTCGCCAAGCTACCTATGGACTCGGGCTCGCTAGCTACCAACGTAGTTTTGCCTGATAGCGCCGAGGATGACGCGGCTACTGATTTTGCGCCCGTCGTTGCCAACATAAAGGTAAAAATCGCCGATGCGATCAAACTTTACGCCGCAAAAGACGTAGATAAAGCTATGAGCGATGCGCAGGATATTTACTTCGACGAGTTCGAAGGTAGCGGCATGGAAAATAAAGTAGGCGCGATAGACGTCGGTCTAAAAACTAAGATAGAAGGAAATTTCGGCGAAGTAGTCGCGCTGATGAAAGCGGGCGTGAGCGTCGAGAGACTCCAGCAAGCAGCCGATAATCTAGGTGCAAATTTAGACGCTGCGCTAGAAAAAACAAGCGGCAGCAGCTCGCCTTGGGCGCTATTTGTTTACGCGCTTACGGTCATACTGCGCGAGGGATTTGAGGCGCTTATCATCGTGGCGGCCGTCGTGGCGTATCTGCTAAAAACCGGCAACGAAAAGCGCATGAGTATCGTTTACAGCTCGCTTGGCGTAGCGGTCGTGCTAAGCTTTGTTATGGCGTGGATTATGAATTTGATATTTGCCGGCGCTGCAGGCCAAAAAAGAGAGGTGATGGAGGGCGCGGTAATGCTTATCGCCGTGGGACTGCTCTTTTACGTAGGTTTTTGGCTGCTTTCAAACGCAGGCGCGAAAAAATGGAGCAAATATATCCAAAGTCACGTCAGCGAGTCGATATCGGCTGGTTCTGCTAAGGCGCTTTGGTGGACGGTATTTTTAGCCGTATTTAGAGAGGGCGCGGAGACCGTGCTTTTCTATCAGGCGCTGATTTTCGACGCTAAAGATAGCGCAGGTTACTCGATGATAGCGCTGGGATTTGTAGTGGGGCTAGTCGTCTTGCTTGTTACTTACTACGTATTTAAAATTTTTGCTATCAAAATCCCGATCAAACCGTTTTTCTTGGTCACTTCGACGATCATCTTTTATATGTCGATCGTGTTTGTGGGCAAGGGACTTATGGAGTTCGTCGAGGGTAAAATTTTCGTTCCGACTAAGATCGAAGGCTTCCCTACTATCGAGTGGCTGGGCATTTATCCGTATTACGAGAGCTTGATACCGCAGGCTATCATGGTAGCGGCGCTAATCATCGGCGTGATCATAATGAAAAACAAGCAAGCCAAAGAGGCTTAA
- a CDS encoding iron transporter: MNKFVKTALAFSLAASVALAGEFPIGDPVEINGMEIAAVYLEPIDMEPKGIDLAPSKADIHLEADIHAIEGNKNGFAAGEWIPYLKVNYELKNLDNGKVKKGTFMPMVAQDGPHYGANLKMDTGVGNYELKFHIENPEKQGFGRHADKETGVGKWFEPFTTTYKFQYTGAPAK; encoded by the coding sequence ATGAACAAATTCGTTAAAACAGCTTTGGCATTCAGCCTTGCTGCTTCAGTTGCCCTAGCAGGCGAGTTTCCTATCGGCGATCCGGTAGAAATCAACGGTATGGAGATAGCTGCCGTTTATCTAGAGCCTATCGACATGGAGCCAAAGGGCATCGACCTAGCTCCTAGCAAAGCCGACATCCACCTAGAGGCCGACATACACGCTATCGAGGGAAACAAAAACGGTTTTGCGGCCGGCGAGTGGATTCCTTATCTAAAAGTTAATTACGAGCTAAAAAACCTAGATAACGGCAAAGTTAAAAAAGGTACGTTTATGCCTATGGTCGCTCAAGACGGTCCTCACTACGGAGCCAACCTAAAAATGGATACGGGCGTGGGCAACTACGAGCTAAAATTTCATATAGAAAATCCTGAAAAACAAGGCTTCGGTCGCCATGCGGATAAAGAAACCGGCGTAGGTAAATGGTTTGAGCCTTTCACTACGACTTATAAGTTCCAATATACCGGAGCGCCTGCTAAATAA
- a CDS encoding Fe-S-containing protein — translation MSIYFVQVISSLLGFVLFAALNNDKKILKALFLPSVLGIATGIVVFKIARLALHDAGVKMVFDVATLVFLLVSALWIFIKFNPAKMITFFALGAGYGLTYAHASANFPVFAGELLDTQSIISLFLMIFAFLLLLILFFVVSNLKECLCKHVLRTFSLLLLAVLIVQAISNTGLEFMRAGMIPTYPWALSLVAKGIYYTTFAQYFFIFSVLVLAVINFKKRPTPLVKSVVGSNKFRFNNAARNFMAANSKSSIAIVVTALIFGLYYDLHASKPPEISDPIVVEPVNNEFKFDVEKLADNELHRYAYINDEGREIRFFLLNRFSDRASPIIVFDACAICGDMGYVKKGGDLICISCNVRIFLPSVGKEGGCNPIPMPFEFDGKFITVTLDTIQSGANYFSKVVEKTVLDPVSRKKVSNIGSKSYLYYNRTYFFENEKTQAEFEANPEKYVDINGTLK, via the coding sequence ATGTCTATATATTTCGTCCAAGTTATCTCATCGTTACTGGGATTTGTCCTTTTTGCAGCGTTAAACAACGACAAAAAGATCCTAAAAGCGCTGTTTTTACCCTCGGTTTTGGGTATTGCTACAGGCATAGTCGTTTTTAAGATCGCTAGACTCGCGCTTCACGACGCCGGCGTGAAAATGGTGTTTGACGTGGCTACTTTGGTATTTTTGCTAGTTAGCGCGCTTTGGATTTTTATCAAATTTAACCCTGCAAAGATGATAACGTTTTTTGCTCTCGGTGCGGGCTACGGCCTCACGTACGCTCACGCTAGCGCGAATTTTCCGGTATTTGCCGGCGAGCTACTCGACACGCAGTCTATCATCAGCCTATTTTTGATGATATTTGCGTTTTTACTTTTACTGATTTTATTTTTCGTCGTTTCAAATTTAAAAGAGTGCCTATGCAAGCACGTCTTACGGACGTTTTCGCTTCTTTTACTTGCGGTTTTGATAGTGCAGGCTATTTCAAACACGGGACTTGAGTTTATGCGGGCGGGCATGATACCTACATATCCGTGGGCGCTCTCGCTCGTGGCTAAGGGCATTTACTATACGACATTTGCGCAGTATTTTTTTATCTTTTCGGTTTTGGTTTTGGCAGTTATAAATTTCAAAAAACGCCCGACTCCGCTCGTAAAATCGGTTGTGGGCTCAAATAAATTTAGATTTAACAACGCGGCTAGAAATTTCATGGCGGCAAACTCAAAAAGCAGCATAGCTATCGTCGTTACGGCTCTGATTTTCGGGCTTTACTACGATCTGCACGCATCTAAACCGCCTGAGATCTCTGATCCTATCGTCGTAGAACCCGTAAATAACGAGTTTAAATTTGACGTCGAAAAACTCGCCGACAATGAACTACACCGCTACGCCTACATAAACGACGAAGGTAGGGAGATAAGGTTTTTCCTCTTAAACCGCTTTTCAGACCGCGCTTCGCCGATCATCGTCTTTGACGCGTGCGCGATATGCGGTGACATGGGCTACGTCAAAAAAGGCGGCGATCTCATCTGCATCTCGTGTAACGTACGCATCTTTTTGCCGTCAGTCGGCAAAGAGGGCGGCTGCAACCCGATACCTATGCCGTTTGAATTTGACGGCAAATTTATAACCGTTACGCTCGACACCATCCAAAGCGGCGCGAACTACTTCTCAAAAGTCGTCGAAAAAACGGTGCTAGATCCGGTAAGCCGCAAAAAGGTAAGCAACATCGGCTCGAAATCTTATTTATACTACAACAGGACGTATTTCTTTGAAAACGAAAAAACTCAGGCGGAATTTGAAGCCAACCCTGAAAAATACGTCGATATAAACGGGACTTTAAAATGA
- a CDS encoding ABC transporter permease, producing the protein MKNMQLRLIKSSITGSKVQKGMAFITILLATVLIACMLNITLKIGDQIASELRGYGSNIVVLPKGEALAIEIEGKNFTPLKSQNYLNEEDLHKVKEIFWRNNIVAFAPFLNGEVKDASGEKYQITGTWFDKFANVADEPEFKTGVKTLFGFWAVDGKWIEDDDMQNVLVGENLAAKRNLSVGGELNLNGRSVKIAGVLKGAGEESYKIVTSLKLAQELLGKPGQYSKAEVSAMTIPENDLSVKARRNLDNLDSAEYDMWYCSAYVSSIAYQIEENYAGVAAKAMMQVSDAESNIVKKIQSLMGIVSIIALAVSSIGITSLMTSEIYRRKKEIGLLKAIGASNFEIYALFASESLVVAFFAGILGAFLGYALSYIIAYSIFGYGIGIAWIVLPLSIAFALLISIAGSLVPMRSVVKLLPAEVLYDRK; encoded by the coding sequence ATGAAAAATATGCAACTAAGGCTCATAAAAAGCTCGATCACCGGCTCGAAGGTGCAAAAAGGAATGGCCTTTATCACCATACTTTTGGCGACGGTTTTGATCGCTTGTATGCTAAATATCACGCTAAAAATCGGCGATCAGATCGCTAGCGAGCTACGCGGCTACGGCTCAAACATCGTCGTCTTGCCAAAGGGCGAAGCGCTAGCTATCGAGATCGAGGGTAAAAATTTCACTCCGCTAAAATCGCAAAACTACCTAAACGAAGAGGATTTGCATAAGGTAAAGGAAATTTTTTGGCGAAATAACATCGTGGCGTTTGCTCCGTTTTTAAACGGCGAGGTAAAAGACGCTAGCGGCGAAAAATACCAAATCACTGGCACTTGGTTTGATAAATTTGCAAACGTGGCCGACGAGCCCGAGTTTAAAACGGGCGTTAAAACGCTATTTGGCTTTTGGGCGGTCGATGGCAAATGGATAGAAGATGACGATATGCAAAACGTACTCGTAGGCGAAAATTTAGCCGCGAAGCGAAATTTGAGCGTCGGCGGCGAGCTAAATTTAAACGGTCGTAGCGTAAAAATCGCGGGCGTGCTAAAAGGAGCCGGCGAAGAAAGCTATAAAATCGTAACCTCGCTAAAGCTCGCCCAGGAGCTTTTAGGCAAGCCCGGGCAGTACTCAAAAGCCGAGGTTTCAGCGATGACGATCCCAGAAAACGATCTATCCGTCAAGGCCAGGCGAAATCTAGACAATCTAGATAGCGCCGAGTACGATATGTGGTACTGCTCGGCCTACGTTAGCTCCATAGCCTATCAGATCGAGGAGAACTACGCGGGCGTAGCGGCCAAGGCGATGATGCAAGTAAGCGACGCCGAGAGTAACATCGTGAAAAAAATCCAAAGCCTAATGGGTATCGTTAGCATCATCGCGCTTGCGGTCTCCTCTATCGGCATTACATCGCTGATGACCAGCGAAATTTACAGGCGTAAAAAAGAGATCGGCCTGCTAAAAGCTATAGGTGCCAGCAACTTTGAAATTTATGCCCTTTTTGCGAGCGAAAGCCTAGTAGTGGCGTTTTTTGCGGGCATTTTGGGTGCGTTTTTGGGATATGCGCTTAGCTACATAATCGCTTACAGTATCTTTGGCTATGGCATCGGCATCGCTTGGATCGTGCTTCCGCTTAGTATCGCTTTTGCGCTTCTTATCTCGATCGCGGGCTCGCTCGTACCGATGAGAAGCGTCGTCAAACTATTGCCTGCGGAGGTGCTATATGATCGCAAATAA